From one Candidatus Schekmanbacteria bacterium genomic stretch:
- the ccoS gene encoding cbb3-type cytochrome oxidase assembly protein CcoS, which yields MELWTIFLLFFLCLALGFGGWLFFIWAVKTGQFEKLEETKYRIIEEENKDNIQSNDKR from the coding sequence ATGGAACTTTGGACAATATTTCTTCTCTTCTTTCTTTGCCTCGCTCTTGGTTTTGGCGGTTGGCTTTTTTTTATCTGGGCAGTGAAGACGGGCCAATTTGAAAAATTAGAGGAAACGAAATACAGAATAATAGAAGAAGAGAACAAAGACAATATACAGTCAAATGATAAAAGATAA